One Psychrosphaera aestuarii DNA window includes the following coding sequences:
- the hflC gene encoding protease modulator HflC — protein sequence MKTFSLILVAVFVVMTFSSLFVVNEGQRSIVIQFGKVKRDDAGAPVVNEPGLHFKLPFVEKVKTLDARIQTLDGEPDRFVTVEKKDLIVDSFVKWRISDFAKFYLSTGGNKLNAETLLEQKVNNGLRTAFGSRTIKEIVSGERQELMQQAIQAAKSSSDLGIEVLDVRVKQINLPVRVSNSIFERMRTERQEVAKAHRSEGREKAEIIRADVDARITVMLAEAEREAQTLRGEGDALAAKFYADAFNKNPEFFAFVRSLEAYKNSFNSKSDILVIQPDSDFFKYMKSTSGK from the coding sequence ATGAAAACATTTAGTCTAATTTTAGTAGCAGTATTTGTGGTCATGACGTTCTCTTCATTATTTGTAGTAAATGAAGGACAACGCAGTATCGTTATCCAATTTGGTAAAGTTAAGCGTGATGATGCTGGAGCACCAGTTGTTAACGAACCAGGTTTGCACTTTAAGCTGCCATTTGTTGAAAAAGTAAAAACACTTGATGCACGTATTCAAACGCTTGATGGCGAGCCGGATCGTTTCGTAACGGTTGAAAAGAAAGACTTAATTGTTGATTCTTTTGTGAAATGGCGCATATCTGACTTTGCGAAATTCTACCTTTCAACAGGCGGAAATAAGCTAAATGCAGAAACGCTTTTAGAGCAAAAAGTAAATAACGGTCTTCGTACAGCTTTTGGTTCTCGAACGATCAAAGAGATTGTTTCAGGAGAACGCCAGGAACTAATGCAGCAAGCGATTCAAGCGGCAAAAAGTTCAAGCGATTTAGGTATCGAAGTGTTAGACGTTCGTGTTAAGCAAATTAACCTACCAGTTAGAGTTAGTAATTCAATATTTGAACGTATGCGTACTGAACGTCAAGAAGTAGCGAAAGCTCACCGCTCAGAAGGTCGTGAGAAGGCTGAAATTATTCGCGCTGATGTTGATGCTCGTATTACCGTCATGCTTGCAGAAGCAGAACGTGAAGCTCAAACATTACGTGGTGAAGGTGATGCACTAGCTGCAAAATTTTATGCTGATGCGTTTAACAAGAACCCTGAGTTCTTTGCGTTTGTGCGTAGCTTAGAGGCATACAAAAATAGCTTTAATAGCAAAAGCGATATCTTAGTTATCCAACCGGACAGTGACTTCTTCAAATATATGAAGAGCACATCAGGCAAATAA
- a CDS encoding DUF2065 domain-containing protein, which translates to MDIDWFVVIAMVLIIEGMMPLLFPKTWRNYIKKLSQEPVGVIRQVGLVLFTIGILLLWFR; encoded by the coding sequence ATGGACATAGATTGGTTTGTTGTAATAGCGATGGTTTTAATCATTGAAGGCATGATGCCATTATTATTTCCGAAAACATGGCGTAACTATATTAAAAAATTATCTCAAGAACCGGTTGGGGTAATTCGGCAAGTTGGTCTAGTTTTATTTACTATTGGTATTCTTTTACTGTGGTTTAGATAA
- a CDS encoding adenylosuccinate synthase, with amino-acid sequence MGKNVVVLGTQWGDEGKGKVVDLLTDKASYVVRYQGGHNAGHTLVINGEKTVLHLIPSGVLRDGVKCIIGNGVVLSPEALLKEMKMLEDRGVPVKERLLISEACPLILPYHIALDQAREIKRGNKAIGTTGRGIGPAYEDKVARRGLRVGDLFNPELFAEKLKEVLEFHNFALVNYYGVEAVDFDKTYNDAMAVADMLKAMVVDVTDLLDKTRLAGESILFEGAQGTLLDIDHGTYPYVTSSNTTAGGVATGAGFGPCHIDYVLGIVKAYTTRVGSGPFPTELKDEVGNHLGTKGHEFGATTGRERRCGWFDAVAMKRAVQLNSITGFCLTKLDVLDGLEEIKICTGYELADGSIVDVPPMAAEGYATAKPIYETVPGWSENSFGVTEFDKLPQAAQSYIKRLEEITGIPMDIISTGPDRSETFILRNPFS; translated from the coding sequence ATGGGCAAAAACGTTGTTGTTTTAGGCACCCAATGGGGTGACGAAGGTAAAGGTAAGGTTGTAGACCTGCTGACAGATAAGGCTTCTTATGTAGTCCGTTATCAAGGTGGTCACAATGCTGGCCATACTCTAGTTATCAACGGTGAAAAAACCGTTCTTCACTTAATACCGTCTGGCGTATTACGCGATGGCGTTAAATGCATTATTGGTAATGGCGTTGTTCTATCTCCAGAAGCGTTATTAAAAGAAATGAAAATGCTAGAAGATCGTGGCGTTCCAGTAAAAGAGCGTTTATTAATTTCTGAAGCATGTCCATTAATTCTTCCTTACCACATTGCATTAGACCAAGCTCGTGAAATCAAGCGTGGCAATAAAGCTATTGGTACTACCGGTCGTGGTATCGGTCCTGCGTATGAAGATAAAGTGGCTCGTCGCGGTTTACGCGTAGGTGACTTATTCAATCCTGAATTATTCGCAGAAAAGTTAAAAGAAGTTTTAGAGTTTCACAACTTTGCACTAGTAAACTATTACGGTGTTGAAGCGGTTGATTTCGACAAAACATACAATGACGCAATGGCTGTAGCAGATATGCTAAAAGCTATGGTTGTTGATGTAACTGACTTACTAGACAAGACTCGTCTAGCTGGCGAATCAATCTTATTCGAAGGTGCACAGGGCACGTTACTTGATATCGATCACGGTACTTACCCTTATGTAACTTCTTCTAATACCACTGCTGGTGGTGTTGCGACAGGCGCTGGTTTCGGTCCTTGTCATATTGATTATGTTTTAGGTATCGTAAAAGCTTACACAACTCGTGTTGGTTCGGGTCCGTTCCCAACTGAATTAAAAGATGAAGTTGGTAATCACTTAGGCACAAAAGGGCATGAGTTCGGTGCGACTACTGGACGTGAGCGTCGTTGTGGTTGGTTTGACGCAGTTGCAATGAAACGCGCTGTACAATTAAACTCAATTACTGGTTTTTGCTTAACTAAACTAGACGTATTAGACGGTCTTGAAGAAATAAAGATTTGTACTGGTTACGAATTAGCGGATGGTTCAATTGTTGACGTACCGCCTATGGCAGCAGAAGGTTATGCAACTGCAAAACCTATTTATGAAACTGTACCTGGCTGGTCTGAAAACTCATTTGGTGTTACTGAGTTTGATAAATTACCACAAGCGGCACAGTCTTATATCAAGCGTCTAGAAGAAATCACTGGCATACCAATGGATATTATTTCTACTGGTCCAGATCGCAGTGAAACATTTATTCTGAGAAACCCGTTCTCATAA
- a CDS encoding S41 family peptidase, producing MLKTTKLATALLTSSLLLGCGGSDSDNLADNGYCSAIDANERLYSYMQDWYFWEENLPSTFDPGAYPNIPATIDALRDVQDRFSFSMTTAQYEDYQASVFFGYGFSHEVNAQEDGLVIRYVYEEGTPAQSGLRRGDTIIEIDGTAMSQIISEVKAGTKSFADYFGPNVSGYSINIKFEKPTGRVESATITKGSITANTVLAKEVKQLEVDNINKNVGYLVFNSFDNVSEQELNDAFDLFKIDSIDELVLDLRYNGGGLIRVANQLSTQIAGDKVDGETFVQYRYNSKQSDSNQTLLFSLGEGIEKMNLDRVVVLTSEGSCSASELVINSLKPHIEVVTIGNKTCGKPVGMSPTQICDDVIFAINFDSVNSEGEGEYFDGLPVDCRVDEVVTGDWGVESDPLLAEGLNYLQTGACSSGAQNLSDVFGAKTSKASKTIDWTKGPVKAQKLL from the coding sequence ATGTTAAAAACGACTAAACTTGCTACGGCTCTTCTAACATCAAGCTTGTTGTTAGGCTGTGGTGGTTCTGACTCAGATAATCTAGCAGACAACGGTTATTGTTCAGCAATAGATGCAAATGAACGATTATATAGTTACATGCAAGACTGGTATTTCTGGGAAGAAAATTTACCGAGTACATTCGATCCAGGCGCATACCCAAATATACCTGCAACAATCGATGCCCTAAGAGATGTGCAAGATCGATTTAGTTTTTCAATGACAACAGCACAATATGAAGACTATCAAGCGTCAGTATTCTTTGGGTACGGCTTCTCACATGAAGTAAACGCACAAGAAGACGGACTTGTAATTAGATATGTTTATGAAGAGGGTACGCCAGCCCAAAGCGGTCTTCGCCGTGGCGATACAATTATAGAAATTGACGGTACTGCAATGTCGCAGATAATCTCTGAAGTTAAAGCGGGTACTAAGAGTTTTGCCGATTATTTCGGACCAAATGTCAGTGGTTATTCTATCAACATCAAATTTGAAAAGCCGACTGGTAGGGTAGAGTCTGCGACCATAACAAAAGGTAGCATTACCGCAAATACCGTATTAGCGAAAGAGGTTAAACAACTAGAAGTTGATAACATTAACAAAAATGTTGGTTATCTAGTGTTTAACTCATTTGATAATGTCTCTGAGCAAGAATTAAATGATGCTTTTGACTTATTCAAAATCGATTCAATTGATGAGCTTGTGTTAGACCTTAGGTACAACGGCGGAGGTTTAATTCGAGTAGCAAATCAACTAAGTACACAAATTGCGGGTGATAAGGTTGACGGTGAAACCTTTGTTCAGTATCGATATAACTCCAAACAAAGTGATAGTAATCAAACTTTGCTATTTAGTCTTGGCGAAGGTATTGAGAAGATGAACTTAGACCGAGTTGTTGTCTTAACATCGGAAGGTAGTTGCTCAGCAAGCGAATTAGTGATCAACTCCTTAAAACCTCATATTGAAGTTGTCACTATAGGTAATAAAACCTGCGGCAAGCCGGTTGGAATGAGTCCAACTCAAATATGTGATGACGTTATTTTTGCGATTAACTTTGACTCTGTGAACTCAGAAGGTGAAGGTGAATATTTCGATGGCCTACCGGTTGATTGTCGAGTTGATGAGGTAGTCACCGGTGATTGGGGAGTTGAATCAGATCCCTTGTTAGCGGAAGGATTGAATTATTTACAAACCGGTGCTTGTAGTTCTGGGGCTCAAAATCTTAGCGATGTGTTTGGTGCTAAAACATCAAAAGCGTCGAAAACAATCGATTGGACAAAAGGTCCTGTAAAAGCACAAAAGCTTTTATAA
- a CDS encoding tetratricopeptide repeat protein yields the protein MKVHALIFIFLATFLLVVDKSFADDGEPLQAVQIYTQDELLDLIKQNKHLERVKLDRCQLTRDIEDRAVKLHLPAYEFLYGDMLAWGVCVDQNAELGMFYIRESAKQGLVAAIEQLGRYYHVGRFVQKDHEKAYTYIYRAAELGNVQAQIRLIDMQLAGLGSPYDYESAYRWLHHAVIADQNQHNEASKQLKKLEKLMHPKTLQAAKQSAY from the coding sequence ATGAAAGTGCATGCTTTAATTTTTATTTTCCTCGCCACGTTTTTGTTAGTGGTTGATAAAAGCTTTGCGGACGATGGCGAGCCATTGCAAGCGGTACAAATATACACCCAAGATGAGCTCTTGGATTTGATAAAACAAAACAAGCACCTAGAGCGAGTTAAACTGGACCGTTGTCAACTTACACGAGATATTGAAGACAGGGCGGTAAAGCTGCACCTGCCGGCTTATGAATTTTTGTATGGTGATATGTTGGCTTGGGGGGTTTGTGTCGACCAAAACGCCGAATTGGGCATGTTTTATATTAGAGAGTCGGCAAAACAAGGCCTCGTTGCCGCCATAGAGCAATTAGGTCGTTATTATCATGTAGGTCGTTTTGTTCAAAAGGATCACGAAAAAGCTTATACCTATATCTACCGAGCGGCGGAACTCGGAAATGTGCAAGCACAGATACGACTTATTGATATGCAGTTAGCTGGGCTAGGTAGTCCGTACGATTATGAAAGTGCTTATCGTTGGTTACACCATGCCGTTATTGCCGACCAAAATCAGCATAATGAAGCCTCAAAGCAACTAAAAAAACTCGAAAAGTTGATGCATCCAAAAACCCTACAGGCAGCAAAACAGTCGGCTTATTAA
- the rnr gene encoding ribonuclease R: MPKKDPNYAREKEKYSTPIASREFILDAIKQADKPLTFKELTKLCNITDEELVVALKRRLRAMENAGQLIFNKFKKYGIPDEKELIKGKVLGHKDGFGFLQPDGKVTGKNDWYISHSQMRGLLPGDYVLAQPIGEFKGKTEARVISVIQGREAPIIGRYFVEMGVAVVVPDDSRIKQEILIEKGQENGARHGQMVIVELLQRPTKRSSAVAKVSEVLGEHMAPGMEVDIALRNHDIPFQWSPSIDKYVSTLSSEVLEKDKNGRVDLRQMPLVTIDGEDSRDFDDAVYCKPKDDGGWTLYVAIADVSHYVRHNSDLDKEAIERGNSVYFPSKVIPMLPEALSNGLCSLNPQTDRLCMVAEMDIDATGRLNDYTFYEAVMHSHARLTYTKVASMLKGDVELQQRYKHVWPHIQDLNALYKALKLIRAERGAFEFETIEPKFIFNAQQKIDHVEVVERNDAHKIIEECMIMANVAAAKFIEGNNGHALFRVHDKPDPSKLATFRAFLAELGGELKFSDEPSPKELSSQVNKYLNRPDGELIQTMMIRSMRQAVYQPDNIGHFGLALEGYAHFTSPIRRYPDLIVHRAIKAIIKKQGQTTSGQYAYNEEELEQLGEQCSMTERRADDATRDVESWLKCEFMQDHIDMEYEGVIASVTSFGLFVRLVDLHIEGLVHITALGKDYFNYSPERNALIGENSRQVFRLGDTLEVKVVSVNLEDKQIDFELVGVSGGRRRATNTDSNRSKKPSVREQLKKGKIPGQQDKEDSKRKPKSKSGPKRDAKDKPKSESKRKSKSSATKGKTKPKKKPKSRAAKRIAKKKSD, encoded by the coding sequence ATGCCAAAAAAAGACCCGAATTATGCTCGGGAAAAAGAAAAGTATTCTACCCCTATTGCCAGCCGCGAATTTATCCTCGATGCGATCAAGCAGGCCGATAAGCCCCTAACATTTAAAGAACTAACAAAACTTTGCAATATTACCGACGAAGAACTAGTTGTCGCGCTGAAACGTAGACTGCGAGCAATGGAAAATGCTGGTCAGCTTATCTTCAATAAATTTAAGAAGTACGGTATTCCTGACGAAAAAGAATTAATCAAAGGCAAAGTGTTAGGTCATAAAGACGGATTCGGCTTTCTGCAACCAGATGGCAAAGTAACGGGTAAAAATGATTGGTATATTAGCCATAGCCAAATGCGTGGTTTATTGCCAGGCGATTATGTATTAGCGCAACCAATTGGTGAGTTTAAAGGTAAAACCGAAGCAAGAGTTATTAGTGTAATTCAAGGTCGAGAAGCACCAATTATTGGGCGTTATTTTGTAGAGATGGGAGTGGCTGTTGTCGTACCTGACGACAGTCGTATAAAGCAAGAAATTCTTATTGAAAAAGGGCAAGAAAATGGTGCCCGACATGGCCAAATGGTTATTGTTGAGCTGCTCCAACGCCCCACTAAACGTAGTAGCGCGGTAGCTAAGGTTTCTGAAGTGCTAGGTGAGCATATGGCACCGGGTATGGAAGTTGATATAGCCTTACGAAACCACGATATTCCATTCCAGTGGTCGCCAAGCATAGATAAATATGTTTCTACATTATCATCAGAAGTGTTAGAAAAAGATAAGAACGGTCGTGTAGATTTACGTCAAATGCCACTCGTTACTATCGATGGTGAAGACTCCAGAGATTTTGATGACGCCGTTTATTGTAAGCCTAAAGATGATGGTGGTTGGACGCTTTACGTCGCGATTGCGGATGTGTCTCATTATGTAAGACATAACTCTGATTTAGATAAAGAAGCGATAGAACGTGGTAACTCGGTATATTTCCCCTCAAAAGTTATTCCTATGCTTCCAGAGGCACTGTCCAATGGTTTATGTTCGTTAAATCCACAAACAGATCGCTTATGTATGGTGGCGGAAATGGATATTGACGCTACTGGTCGATTGAATGACTACACATTTTATGAAGCGGTTATGCACTCACATGCGCGCTTAACCTACACCAAAGTAGCATCAATGCTGAAAGGTGATGTGGAGTTACAGCAGCGATACAAACATGTTTGGCCTCATATTCAAGACCTAAACGCATTATATAAAGCGTTAAAGCTGATACGAGCAGAGCGTGGCGCGTTTGAATTTGAGACGATTGAGCCTAAATTTATTTTTAATGCACAACAAAAAATAGATCACGTTGAAGTTGTTGAACGTAACGATGCCCATAAAATCATTGAAGAATGCATGATAATGGCTAATGTTGCCGCAGCTAAGTTTATTGAAGGTAATAATGGCCATGCTTTATTTAGGGTGCATGACAAGCCAGATCCAAGCAAGCTAGCTACGTTTCGCGCATTTTTAGCGGAGTTAGGTGGCGAACTTAAATTTAGCGATGAGCCAAGCCCGAAAGAATTAAGCAGCCAGGTAAATAAATATTTAAACCGACCTGACGGCGAATTAATTCAAACAATGATGATTAGAAGTATGCGCCAAGCTGTTTATCAACCTGATAATATTGGTCACTTTGGATTAGCGTTAGAAGGGTATGCGCACTTCACGTCACCAATTCGTCGTTATCCAGATTTAATTGTTCACAGAGCAATTAAAGCGATTATCAAGAAACAAGGGCAAACCACGTCAGGGCAATATGCCTATAACGAAGAAGAATTAGAGCAGTTAGGTGAGCAATGTTCAATGACAGAACGAAGAGCAGATGATGCGACTCGTGATGTTGAGTCTTGGCTTAAGTGCGAGTTTATGCAAGACCATATCGACATGGAGTATGAAGGCGTAATTGCCTCGGTAACCTCATTTGGTTTGTTTGTCCGACTGGTGGATTTGCATATTGAAGGCTTAGTTCATATCACTGCCTTAGGTAAAGATTACTTTAATTATAGCCCAGAGCGTAATGCGCTTATTGGTGAGAATAGCCGACAAGTTTTCCGCTTAGGCGATACGCTAGAAGTTAAAGTCGTGTCAGTTAATCTTGAAGACAAGCAAATTGATTTTGAATTAGTAGGAGTGAGTGGCGGACGTCGCCGTGCAACGAACACTGATTCGAATCGCTCAAAAAAACCAAGTGTCAGAGAGCAGCTTAAAAAAGGTAAAATTCCTGGACAGCAAGATAAAGAAGATTCAAAAAGAAAGCCTAAATCAAAAAGTGGACCAAAGCGGGACGCAAAAGATAAGCCTAAAAGTGAATCTAAAAGAAAATCAAAAAGTAGCGCAACAAAAGGCAAAACAAAGCCTAAGAAAAAGCCAAAATCAAGAGCGGCCAAGCGCATAGCTAAAAAGAAAAGTGATTAG
- the rlmB gene encoding 23S rRNA (guanosine(2251)-2'-O)-methyltransferase RlmB gives MSSEIAYGIHSLTAIIQHEPERVIELFVLKGREDDRIKPILEQAYALGFSVQYASRKTLDDKCDGEQHQGVVARVRPAKQRDEGDLKQWLQSVEGRNKPPFLLVLDGITDPHNLGAVLRTADAAGIDGVIVPKDRSAKLNGTARKVACGAAEVMPLYVVTNLARSLKTLQDNNVWIIGTAGEATADVFEMKFSGPLAIVMGAEGTGMRRLTREHCDELVKIPMAGSVSSLNVSVATGVILYEAVRQRS, from the coding sequence ATGAGTTCTGAAATAGCCTATGGCATCCACTCTTTAACAGCCATTATTCAACATGAGCCAGAAAGAGTTATTGAGTTATTTGTCCTAAAAGGGCGTGAAGACGACCGAATTAAACCAATCTTAGAACAAGCCTATGCATTGGGTTTCTCGGTTCAATACGCTTCTAGAAAAACGTTAGACGATAAATGTGATGGTGAACAACATCAAGGCGTAGTCGCTCGTGTAAGACCAGCGAAGCAACGAGATGAAGGTGATCTTAAGCAATGGTTGCAAAGTGTAGAAGGCAGAAACAAACCACCATTTTTACTTGTGTTAGACGGAATCACCGACCCTCATAACTTAGGAGCAGTGTTACGAACAGCAGATGCTGCTGGTATCGATGGCGTTATTGTCCCCAAAGACCGTTCGGCTAAGTTAAATGGTACCGCGAGAAAGGTTGCCTGTGGTGCCGCCGAAGTGATGCCTCTTTACGTTGTTACCAACCTAGCTCGAAGTTTAAAAACGTTGCAAGATAATAATGTTTGGATTATTGGTACGGCGGGTGAGGCCACTGCCGATGTGTTTGAAATGAAGTTCTCTGGTCCACTGGCTATAGTTATGGGTGCTGAAGGTACCGGCATGAGACGTTTGACTCGTGAACACTGTGATGAATTAGTTAAAATACCAATGGCTGGTTCCGTTTCAAGCTTAAACGTTTCTGTGGCGACAGGTGTGATTTTATATGAAGCGGTTCGTCAAAGAAGTTAA
- a CDS encoding TlpA family protein disulfide reductase, giving the protein MLADDPEVELDEDGNPIVKLETAPEWVLVNGQGETVSSAMLAGKPYVLHFWATWCPYCKRFQPGLDYIAVDYVEKGIPTYAVSWWENPGAKPVKEMEKRGLMLPVLVDGDQVAKAFGVIGTPTTVFVNHEGGINYRHTGFDPNDPQLRVAYEQLKAEMEAPPKPESEDGEEDDSE; this is encoded by the coding sequence GTGCTTGCAGATGATCCTGAAGTTGAGCTCGACGAAGACGGCAATCCTATTGTAAAGCTAGAAACTGCGCCGGAATGGGTGTTGGTGAATGGGCAAGGAGAAACGGTATCGTCGGCAATGCTGGCTGGAAAACCTTATGTGTTGCATTTTTGGGCAACATGGTGCCCATACTGTAAGCGTTTTCAACCAGGTTTAGATTATATTGCGGTGGATTACGTCGAAAAAGGAATACCCACTTACGCAGTTAGTTGGTGGGAAAATCCCGGAGCAAAACCTGTAAAGGAAATGGAAAAAAGAGGCTTGATGCTTCCGGTGTTAGTTGATGGCGATCAAGTGGCAAAAGCATTTGGTGTAATAGGGACTCCAACGACTGTATTCGTAAATCATGAGGGTGGTATTAACTATCGACATACCGGTTTTGACCCTAACGATCCGCAACTTAGAGTCGCTTACGAGCAACTTAAAGCAGAAATGGAAGCGCCACCAAAACCTGAGTCTGAAGATGGTGAAGAAGACGATTCTGAATAA
- the rpsF gene encoding 30S ribosomal protein S6, with protein MRHYEIVFMVHPDQSEQVTGMIERYTGSITEANGTIHRLEDWGRRQLAYPIEKLHKAHYVLMNVEATSEVIAELEETFRYNDAVLRSLTIRKDAAVTEASPLVKEEKKEQAA; from the coding sequence ATGCGTCATTACGAAATCGTTTTTATGGTTCACCCTGACCAGAGTGAACAAGTTACTGGTATGATCGAGCGTTATACTGGTTCTATCACTGAAGCAAATGGTACTATCCACCGTCTTGAAGACTGGGGTCGTCGCCAACTAGCTTATCCAATTGAGAAACTTCACAAAGCGCACTACGTTCTTATGAACGTTGAAGCAACGAGCGAAGTTATTGCTGAATTAGAAGAGACTTTCCGTTACAACGATGCTGTTTTACGTAGCTTGACTATCCGTAAAGACGCTGCTGTTACTGAAGCTTCTCCTTTAGTAAAAGAAGAGAAAAAAGAACAAGCTGCTTAA
- the priB gene encoding primosomal replication protein N translates to MFNQLVLTGQVCKSPKFTTSPAGVIHGQFSIEHKSIQQEDGFNRNAYVRLHVVTCGEQQQQLIKNFIVGDEVQVSGFLNRHESKNGQAIIAIHAQHIERLN, encoded by the coding sequence GTGTTTAATCAGTTGGTTTTAACCGGCCAAGTTTGCAAGTCACCCAAGTTTACAACCAGCCCTGCAGGTGTGATTCATGGTCAGTTTTCAATTGAACATAAATCAATACAACAGGAAGACGGTTTTAATCGCAATGCGTATGTCCGACTTCATGTAGTAACTTGTGGTGAGCAACAGCAGCAGTTAATCAAAAATTTTATTGTAGGTGATGAAGTTCAAGTGTCTGGTTTTTTAAACCGACATGAAAGCAAAAACGGCCAAGCCATTATTGCTATTCACGCCCAACATATAGAAAGACTCAATTAG
- the rpsR gene encoding 30S ribosomal protein S18: MARYFRRRKVCRFKADGVKEIDYKDLSTLRNYVTESGKIVPSRITGTSAKYQRQLARAIKRARFLALLPYTDLHQ, translated from the coding sequence ATGGCACGTTATTTCAGACGTCGTAAAGTATGCCGTTTCAAAGCAGATGGCGTAAAAGAGATCGATTATAAAGATCTATCAACTCTACGTAACTACGTTACAGAGAGCGGTAAAATCGTACCTAGCCGTATTACAGGCACAAGTGCAAAGTATCAACGTCAATTAGCACGTGCAATCAAACGCGCGCGTTTCTTAGCATTGCTACCATACACAGACTTACATCAATAA
- the rplI gene encoding 50S ribosomal protein L9, translated as MNVILLDKVANLGSLGDNVNVKAGFARNFLFPQGKAVPANKANLEMFEARRAELEAKVAEELAAAQARAEKLNALEAVTIASKAGDEGKLFGSIGTRDIALAITEAGVEVAKAEVKMPEGAIREIGQFELAVQLHAEVMANVTVVVIAEA; from the coding sequence ATGAACGTAATCCTTTTAGACAAAGTTGCCAACTTAGGTTCACTTGGTGACAATGTTAACGTTAAAGCGGGTTTTGCTCGTAACTTCCTTTTCCCACAAGGTAAAGCAGTTCCAGCAAACAAAGCAAACTTAGAAATGTTCGAAGCACGTCGCGCTGAATTAGAAGCGAAAGTTGCTGAAGAACTAGCTGCAGCACAAGCTCGCGCTGAGAAACTAAATGCATTAGAAGCGGTAACTATCGCATCTAAAGCTGGTGACGAAGGCAAGCTATTCGGTTCAATCGGCACACGTGACATCGCTCTTGCGATCACTGAAGCGGGTGTTGAAGTTGCTAAAGCTGAAGTTAAAATGCCTGAAGGTGCAATCCGTGAAATCGGTCAGTTTGAACTTGCAGTTCAATTGCACGCAGAAGTAATGGCCAACGTAACTGTTGTTGTTATTGCTGAAGCATAA
- a CDS encoding PEP-CTERM sorting domain-containing protein translates to MNVFKKLALIGLLSSTIFTASNAQAELIYWADWESGTVDPTINRITEVNGTMTTSTAVIDVTYTNSQGIHFLQTGTGIDYFNSFQDPSISPYTSALVDNTPTAAEMIALNRQGSQTLNFSESVANLVFSYVSLNLNGYAFDQDFDILSYGGLDGNADGYFGAGSSYKQVVDLGNGNFEYRLLGTGEPHGTIQFTGSFTDVSWRSLSDETWNGFTVGIQGTSEEVFDEVPEPSSIALFALGLLALTRKTLKIRS, encoded by the coding sequence ATGAATGTATTTAAGAAACTTGCCCTAATTGGTCTACTATCATCCACAATATTTACTGCTTCTAATGCACAGGCTGAATTAATTTACTGGGCTGACTGGGAGTCAGGCACTGTTGATCCAACAATCAATAGAATCACTGAGGTTAATGGTACTATGACAACGTCTACAGCAGTGATTGACGTAACTTATACTAATTCTCAGGGCATTCACTTTCTTCAAACAGGTACAGGTATTGATTACTTTAATAGCTTTCAAGACCCATCTATCTCGCCATACACAAGTGCGTTAGTTGACAACACTCCAACGGCGGCTGAGATGATTGCTCTGAATCGTCAAGGAAGCCAAACATTAAATTTTTCTGAGTCTGTAGCAAACTTAGTTTTTTCTTATGTTAGTTTAAATTTAAATGGTTACGCTTTTGACCAAGACTTCGATATTTTGTCTTACGGCGGGTTAGATGGTAACGCCGATGGTTACTTCGGTGCAGGCTCATCGTATAAACAAGTGGTAGATCTTGGTAATGGCAACTTTGAGTACCGATTATTGGGTACCGGTGAACCGCATGGAACTATCCAGTTTACAGGTTCTTTTACTGATGTGTCTTGGAGAAGTTTAAGTGACGAGACGTGGAATGGCTTTACTGTTGGAATTCAAGGTACATCGGAAGAAGTATTTGATGAAGTACCAGAGCCTTCCTCAATTGCATTGTTTGCTTTAGGTTTACTAGCGTTAACAAGAAAAACATTGAAAATACGCAGTTAA